The following is a genomic window from Parabacteroides johnsonii DSM 18315.
TGACGAATCCAAACTTCTGCATCAATGCCAAGCGCAGCTTCAAACAAAAGGGCATATTCTGTCGAAACAGAACGCTTTCCATTCAATATTTCATTCAGCAATGTCGGAGAAACCCCCATTTGCAATGCCAATTTCCGCTGCGAAATACCTCGATATTCTATCTCATCCTTTATCAACTCGCCTGGATGTATGGGGTTGGATGGAGTCAAATTATTGGCGATCATTTTAGGATCAATACCTTGAAGTGTAATCATAGCTACAATCATTTATAATGGTTTGATAATTCTATTATATTACATACGGTAACAATCGGTTCTTCTATCGAATCCCTTACGGTAAACTCAACTCGATACTTATTATTCACCCGTACAGATGAAATACCAGCCTTATCGCCTTTCAGCATCTCATAATTCAAGGAATTTATCAAAAGAAGTTCTTCTACCTTCTTGGCATCCAAAAGAAAATCTATACACTTTTGATAACGCCTTATCACATCAGGCTGATAACGATGCTTCTTGGCATCAGTCTTTCCTTTCTCGTAAAGGTCACGCAAATATGCTTCTCCGAATGTAACAACCATATCGTTCTCGTATTTGCGTACAAATATAACGTATTCTTTTCAGTATTCACAAAAATGTGAACAACTTCTTTGTGGAATCTTCAAGTTTTATTCTATTTTTTCCGCTTATACAAAAACGACTGCCAGCGTTCCTCCGCATTCCCTTGGCGAAACATTTCATAACGTGCCATTGTAAAAAACAAATCGGAAAGGCGATTCACGAACCGCATGATCCCGGGTGAAACCGGGTCTTTCCGGTTTAACGTCCACAGGCGGCGTTCGGCACGGCGTACAATCGTACGGGCCAACTGCAAGTGAGCAGAAACCAAAGAGCCGCCAGGCAGGATAAAATAACCGTTATCCTCCATCTTCGCCGACAAAGCATCGATCTGTTCCTCACAAACGAGAACCAGGTCATCGGATATTTTGTTCGGATTCTTATCACGAATAGCCGATGGAGTCGCCACATGCGACATCACCGCCATCATCTCCATTTGTATTTTCCCCAGCAAATCCTGCCACTCATGTCCGGCCGGGAGTAGTGCACGGACAATTCCAATTTCGGCATTCGCTTCGTCCAACGTCCCGTTCGCTTCGATCCGGATATCGTCTTTATCCACCCGCTCGCCCCCATGAATTCCGGTGCGGCCTTTATCTCCTCCACGCGTGTATATTTTCATTTAATGATAAATTTGGTAAACCAGTCGTTCCCGGCCGGATCTGCCCAGTACAAATGCGTATATCCGGCTAAAACATTTTTATAACGATAAAGCGGAGTATCCGTTTTCACACCTTTGGCCGTATAAGCGACAGCACAGGACGGAAGCGGATCCTGTTGTTCCACCAAACGGGAATAGTGAAATTCATGCCCTTTCAGACGAGCATCGTTATACAATAGGGTACGATACCCCAGACGTAACTTCATATTCTCCATTGTTGCAGACTGATGCAATACGCCTACCATCGGAAAAACATCTCCATTTTTATCTCGTATCTCGTCACATAGATACATCATACCGCCACATTCGGCCAACAACTTTCCCCCATTCTCGACATACCGGCGAATGGATTGAAGCATCGGCCTGTTTGCCGATAAAGCAGCCAGATATAACTCCGGATAACCTCCGGGAAGATAAACAAAACCGGCATCTGGCAAAGAAGTGTCTGCCAACGGGCTGAAGTAAGTAACTTCTCCTAAATGATGCAGATAACGGATATTCGCTTCATACATAAAATTGAATGCAGGATCACGAGCAATCGCAACAGTGAAAGAAGGTTCACGTCTATAGGTACGATGGCTTACGGACATAGGAAGGGCTGCTGGCGCAACCTGCTTCGTCAATTCCAGCAACCGGTCGATGTCCACATACTTCTCGACAAGTTCCGCTACACGGTCGGCGAACTCTTCAAAGCAAAAATCTTCATCGAGAGACAACCCTAAATGACGGCAGGGAATCTCCACATCCGCACACTTGGGAAGATATCCCAACGCCTCGACTCCGGCATCTTCACATGCCTGTTTCAAAAAAGAATAATGGCTTTCGGAAGCGACAAAGTTAAAGATAGCTCCTACTACCTGTACTTGCTTTTTGAAATGCTTAAACCCGTACAATAAAGGAGCTACCGAATATGCCGTACTTTTTGCATTTACAATCAGGACTACCGGTATTTTCAGCAGACAAGCGATTTCCGCACTGCTCCCTTTCATACCGTCATACCCGTCAAACAACCCCATCACCCCTTCGGTCACCGCCACATCCGCTTTTTCTGTATAACCAGCATACAAGTCGTGCACATGTGCCTCCGACATCATAAAAAGATCCAAGTTCACAGACGGATTGCCGGCAGCCATCCTATGATGGCGCGTATCGATGTAGTCCGGCCCACATTTAAAAGGCTGCACCTCAAACGAACGATTCTTCAAGGCACGAAGCAAACCGAGCGTAAAAGTTGTTTTCCCGCTTCCCGATGAAGCGGCACCGATAAGGAGATGAGATTGCATTAGTACTGTTCTTTCTCGTTCGGGAAATCCAGCGTCTTTACATCCTCAATATATGCTTGTACGGCACGCGTTATTTCCTCTGCCAAATTCGCATAACGGCGCAAGAAACGGGGAGAAAATCCCTGGTTGATCCCTAACATGTCATGCATAACCAGCACCTGTCCGTCCACACCTCCGCCAGCACCAATACCAATAATCGGAATCGTCAGTTCGGAAGCAACCTGTGCAGCCAAAGCAGCCGGAATTTTTTCCAATACGATTGCGAAACAACCAATCTCTTCTAACAGATGAGCATCTGCGATCAGTTTCTTCGCTTCCGCTTCCTCACGGGCACGAACTGTGTATGTCCCGAATTTATTAATGGACTGAGGCGTCAATCCCAGATGGCCCATGACAGGAATACCCGCACACAGAATACGTTCGATAGATTCCCGAATTTCAGAACCTCCTTCAAGCTTAATACAATCCGCATGCGTTTCCTTCATCACACGGATGGCCGAAGCCAACGCTTCTTTCGAGTTACCTTGATACGTCCCGAAAGGCAGATCCACGACAACTAAGGCACGCTTTACCGCTTTCATGACCGATTTACCATGATAGATCATCTGGTCAAGCGTGATCGGCAATGTTGTTACATTACCAGCCATTACGTTGGAAGCCGAATCGCCCACCAATATAACATCCATACCGGCCTGATCGATTAGTTGAGCCATCGAATAATCGTAAGCAGTCAACATGGAAATTTTCTCTCCACGCTGTTTCATTTCTATCAGGCGATGTGTGGTCACCTTTCTATTATCCTCTAAATCCCTCTTTGCAACTGACATAATGATTTTTATTAAATGTTACAAGGCGCAAAGGTATACAAAATGTTTAGAAAGTGACATCGATACCTCCCATAAAGGTTGCCTTCGGCATTGGGTATCCCGCATTTATCGAATAACGGGTAGCCGTTAGATTTTCACCTTTTATAAAGAGTTTCAATCCCTTATCCAACGAGCCGAAACGATAAGAAGCACGAGCGTTCAGAACCGTATAGTCCTCTTTTCTATTATCTTCCGGCGTCTTCCCAACCGTAGTATAGAGATCGAAAATAGACTGTACACTCATATTAAAAGTAAAGCGTCCAGGCGTATAAGTAGCACTGGCATATAATTTATGTGCCGGAGCCGCTTCTATTTCTTTATTCATATATAAATAACTATAGTTCATATCCAGATTCAAGTTCTTACAGACTTGATAACCAGCTTCGAATTCTATACCTTTATTATAAAATCGCCCGATATTGGACATCTGTCGGTTTACAACCGAAATCATGTCTTTACCATCAATATAGAAAGCTGTCAGTTCGGCATGTAAACGATTATCCAATAGGAATTGGCCGATAGACAATTCATAAGTCAACATACTTTCCGGTTTCAGGTCCGGATTAGCTTTCGAATAAGGAAGATAAGAAATGTACAATTCACGCAACGTCGGACTTCTATAACCTTTAGAAAAAGAAGCTTTTATCGTATTTCCTTCAAACGGACGAATTGCAAAACCGGCTTGTGGAACCCACTCTCCCCCGTAAGCACTACTATGTTCATAACGTACACCGGCATTCAAACTCAAAATATCAAATAAATCCTGCTGCATGATGGCATATCCCGCCACTTCATGGACCGATTTATCGACAACTTCCCCTATCGTACCTTTGATCGAATCATTCCAAGCATGTCCTCCCCAGTTTTTATAATCGACACCAGCCGTAAATGTATTCCCTTTCACCAAACGGAAAGACTGGTATAATTGGATTCCTGTATTGTGATCGTCCGAATAAAATAAAAATGGACTCGGTTGCTCTCCTTCCGAATAGCCATCGTTGATTTTATGATGCCCCCAATTATAGAAAACACGAAGTGCTCCACTTGTTTTTTCATGGTGATTCTCCAATGCAAAAGAGGTCGTCCCACGTAAGATATGCATTACATGATCGAACTTGGGACTAGTGATCATACCGGGATCTTCCGTATTATATTTAGCAAGACTCAAATTTCCAGTTACTTTATAATGATCATCAATCTGGTATCCCAAGTTTGCAAAACCATTCGTGATGTCAAATTTGGAATCAGGCCGGTGTCCATCTGTACGATCATGATTGACAGATACGAAACTACTGAAATTCCCGACATTATACCCATTGTTAATCATATACTTCTGCGTATTATACGAACCGAACATGACACGTGCCTGTGTCCGTCGTCCCTGCTGTTTATGCTGGCGAGTAATGATATTCACAACCCCTCCCATCGCATTAGAGCCATATAGTAAAGAACCAGGACCACGGATTACTTCCACACGCTCTATATCCGAAGCCACATAAGTATCAGGCAAAGAATGTCCGAACACTCCAGCCCATTGCGGCTGCCCATCGAACAACATCAATACCTTATTGCCCTGTCCGACACCACGAATATTCACCGTACCGGCTGATCCAGAAGAAACCCCAAACCCGGTAACCCCCTTTTCTGTCACAAACAACCCCGGTATACGTTCTGACAGCACCGGCAACAATGCCGATTCGCTGCTCGCCTCGATCTGCTCCCGATCAATCACCGAGATAGTAAGTGGCACACTGCTCCGGTTCACTTGTACCTTATTCGCTGAAATCACAACCCCCTGTAAGTTAATCAGGCTATCGATGGCAGTCGGATCATTTGCAAAAACCAGAGAACTGCACAAAAGCCCAGAGGCAAGTAAAATTACTTTTTTCATATCTCTTTTTATGTATTAAATTTCTATTGTCAAACCCTTAATCGTGTCACTTTTTTCGTAATTCGTGCTACCATTCGAATAAAAAATATATCTAATCCGCCCGACTCATAACTAACTTGCCATGTTTAAGTCCCTTTATCGTAGTCAGCCGGTCCGACAGTTCGGTCAAACGATAGGCCGTACCCATCACAGTTGCGATGTGCAGACAGAAATTCCGGTTCACATAATATTGGGAAGAGGACAAGATAACATCCTGATAATTTTGTTGAATATCGGCAATCCGGGAAGCAATCTCCTTTTTT
Proteins encoded in this region:
- a CDS encoding HigA family addiction module antitoxin, with the translated sequence MITLQGIDPKMIANNLTPSNPIHPGELIKDEIEYRGISQRKLALQMGVSPTLLNEILNGKRSVSTEYALLFEAALGIDAEVWIRQQARYDMQMAKSDTSFLERLAHIRKIAAVL
- a CDS encoding type II toxin-antitoxin system RelE/ParE family toxin; amino-acid sequence: MVVTFGEAYLRDLYEKGKTDAKKHRYQPDVIRRYQKCIDFLLDAKKVEELLLINSLNYEMLKGDKAGISSVRVNNKYRVEFTVRDSIEEPIVTVCNIIELSNHYK
- a CDS encoding cob(I)yrinic acid a,c-diamide adenosyltransferase: MKIYTRGGDKGRTGIHGGERVDKDDIRIEANGTLDEANAEIGIVRALLPAGHEWQDLLGKIQMEMMAVMSHVATPSAIRDKNPNKISDDLVLVCEEQIDALSAKMEDNGYFILPGGSLVSAHLQLARTIVRRAERRLWTLNRKDPVSPGIMRFVNRLSDLFFTMARYEMFRQGNAEERWQSFLYKRKK
- a CDS encoding cobyrinate a,c-diamide synthase, whose translation is MQSHLLIGAASSGSGKTTFTLGLLRALKNRSFEVQPFKCGPDYIDTRHHRMAAGNPSVNLDLFMMSEAHVHDLYAGYTEKADVAVTEGVMGLFDGYDGMKGSSAEIACLLKIPVVLIVNAKSTAYSVAPLLYGFKHFKKQVQVVGAIFNFVASESHYSFLKQACEDAGVEALGYLPKCADVEIPCRHLGLSLDEDFCFEEFADRVAELVEKYVDIDRLLELTKQVAPAALPMSVSHRTYRREPSFTVAIARDPAFNFMYEANIRYLHHLGEVTYFSPLADTSLPDAGFVYLPGGYPELYLAALSANRPMLQSIRRYVENGGKLLAECGGMMYLCDEIRDKNGDVFPMVGVLHQSATMENMKLRLGYRTLLYNDARLKGHEFHYSRLVEQQDPLPSCAVAYTAKGVKTDTPLYRYKNVLAGYTHLYWADPAGNDWFTKFIIK
- the panB gene encoding 3-methyl-2-oxobutanoate hydroxymethyltransferase codes for the protein MSVAKRDLEDNRKVTTHRLIEMKQRGEKISMLTAYDYSMAQLIDQAGMDVILVGDSASNVMAGNVTTLPITLDQMIYHGKSVMKAVKRALVVVDLPFGTYQGNSKEALASAIRVMKETHADCIKLEGGSEIRESIERILCAGIPVMGHLGLTPQSINKFGTYTVRAREEAEAKKLIADAHLLEEIGCFAIVLEKIPAALAAQVASELTIPIIGIGAGGGVDGQVLVMHDMLGINQGFSPRFLRRYANLAEEITRAVQAYIEDVKTLDFPNEKEQY
- a CDS encoding TonB-dependent receptor plug domain-containing protein, translating into MKKVILLASGLLCSSLVFANDPTAIDSLINLQGVVISANKVQVNRSSVPLTISVIDREQIEASSESALLPVLSERIPGLFVTEKGVTGFGVSSGSAGTVNIRGVGQGNKVLMLFDGQPQWAGVFGHSLPDTYVASDIERVEVIRGPGSLLYGSNAMGGVVNIITRQHKQQGRRTQARVMFGSYNTQKYMINNGYNVGNFSSFVSVNHDRTDGHRPDSKFDITNGFANLGYQIDDHYKVTGNLSLAKYNTEDPGMITSPKFDHVMHILRGTTSFALENHHEKTSGALRVFYNWGHHKINDGYSEGEQPSPFLFYSDDHNTGIQLYQSFRLVKGNTFTAGVDYKNWGGHAWNDSIKGTIGEVVDKSVHEVAGYAIMQQDLFDILSLNAGVRYEHSSAYGGEWVPQAGFAIRPFEGNTIKASFSKGYRSPTLRELYISYLPYSKANPDLKPESMLTYELSIGQFLLDNRLHAELTAFYIDGKDMISVVNRQMSNIGRFYNKGIEFEAGYQVCKNLNLDMNYSYLYMNKEIEAAPAHKLYASATYTPGRFTFNMSVQSIFDLYTTVGKTPEDNRKEDYTVLNARASYRFGSLDKGLKLFIKGENLTATRYSINAGYPMPKATFMGGIDVTF
- the nikR gene encoding nickel-responsive transcriptional regulator NikR produces the protein MSLKRFGVSLEDNLLESLDQYVNENGFANRSQAIRFLVEKNVAEKKWQCNHIVAGTIILMYDQVKKEIASRIADIQQNYQDVILSSSQYYVNRNFCLHIATVMGTAYRLTELSDRLTTIKGLKHGKLVMSRAD